Genomic segment of Populus nigra chromosome 6, ddPopNigr1.1, whole genome shotgun sequence:
aataattaaattttcaagtaataaatatctaaaaaattctaaatatatctaataaaattctaaaaacttccaaataattttatttcatagcATTGAAAgcatttatgataatttttttaggaacTCAAAACACCCATAATTGGATAGTACAGACCAGTCTCCTTCCATCGTGAAAGTGAAAAGGGCAAAAACTGTGGTCGCTTGCTATCCCAGAGGTCAATCGATAATGTGGATGCTTCCAAATGCTGAATCAGAGCCCATTGCTGCAGGTGGCCGCAAAAAGAACTACTCCCTCTCTCATCATTAGCCCATTAAACCGGACCTAGAACTGGTGTTCCACAATCTATCCAGGGTTTGAGAATCGACCAAACTCAATCTAAACATGACATAGTCTAAATCTTAATTCTTCTAAGCAGCTAATAATACCAGTTATATGCATTCTTTCCTCATCTCCAGGGTAAAATAACGAGAGGGAAAAACAGAAGATATATAATTGATTAGCCATGCTCTCGTTGAGAGTCGAACTCAAGACCTCCCGCTTACTAAACGGGTGCTCTAACCAACTGAGCTACGAGAGCCTACCTGTTAATCGTCTTCCCCCAACTACTACCTTTCTGACAATACCTCAAATCGAGTCTGATCGCTAAATATGCATGCTAAATGctactaaatatattttatttatattaaaaattgtcTCAAAGAATGAATTGGAAagagttttcaaataaaaaaagggaaataaatGATCATCTCATAActagaaataatttaataatgtcatatttactatttagaaaataagtcatttattttaattcctgAGACAGTATACGTAATAACtagttagaaaatataataagacAATTAACATTTACTGTCTAAACTTGTCTAATTAACTAAATAGCTAATTAACTAAAATAAGTCATTTATaactatctaggtggtggtccagtGGTAAAAGTTTGGGACCAAGAGATTTACTCCCTTTATAGTcttaggttcgagccctgtggttattcatatgatggtcactggagacttatatggtcgttaacttcaggatccaTGGAATTAGTTAAGGTGCACACAAACTgatccggacacccacgttaaactaaaaaaataaaaagattacatTGATATAGTTTAAAGTTTACCAAACAAGTCACCAAAATAGTTACACTTACACATTGGCACTTCAAAAATAGAAATCCCAACATGTTCCCTTCCCTTGGCGAAAACaaatatctaattttaaatgattacattgataattaaaaagattgcttatcttcttgatttttaaagttttaattcttAGATTAGTATTTAGAgagaattgatgatttttttttaatgcactaGGTTGATATGGAATACATATTCTTAAGTTCGTTTGAAAAAACTTAATCTTAGTTAGTATttatttagtatattttttaaaaactatttttaattgaaaatatatcaaaataattatattttttaaataaaaaatataaaaaattataccaCAAAACAAACACTCTTTTCAATCCAAGATGTGTTTGATTTAGCGGTGGTTCgtgcttttaaaaaacacttgaattgtttttgctttaaattaaatatttttaatgttttgtgaattattttgatgtactgatgttaaaaacaaccaaaaaattattaaaaatataattttaaacaaaaaaatatttaaattaaatatgaagCTAAAAGGTATGGGGAAAATATTGCATCCCCACACCTATTACAACTGtagattacaatagtaatctacaatgtttttttccttttattttgacccTTTTTGCCATCtggttgttttttgttttgaatttagttCTTATATGATGTGTTTATGAGGAATtaaagttgataatttattttaatttgcctTATATATGGTtatcacaatataaaaaaaatatcccaacATTGGGTCAGTATCAggaaaatatcaatatattgcggtatagtctattttttaaaaacatttagttaaataaaaaatgatttaaaaaaagattattaaacTTTGTGAAACAATGACCTTGTTTGTGAGTTTGGCGAGGTAATCCTGATTGTTCCAGTTTATGGATTTAGCATAGAaaaaatttttttcctttctaattgaATTCGATCACgtgatcatttatttttttatataatatagttaaaaaattagtcttgaaaaaaatatgttatgaaatttttgaaagTCCATGACTTGTTAATAGGCATGACAAGTttaagttttcttcttcttctttttttttatttttttttaaatttagtttttaattttatcatttgatattgaactatttgagaattgaattttataatttatttcattttgctttatataaggttatcataattttttttaaaagtgtcaATATTGACTTGACGCTCGATTTTACGatcgtctatttttgttatcatatagttaaataaaaaacagtttaaaaaaacaagttattaatctCAATGGAGTTCATTACCCGGTTTGCGAGTTTGATGTGTTGACTTGAATTATCCAATTCAGGAGTTTAACGAGTTTACCCATCAAAGttgatatggtttttttttagtttaacgagCTTACCCAATTCACGAGTTTATTTTGCTcttcttcaatattgaattggttgagaaatagaattcatgattttttatttttattttttatagggttatcatgatcttaaataaatatcttttttagaaTTGATGCTCGATTTTGAAAGCATTCAATGTTATCatggaattaaataaaaataatttataaaaacaaaaaagttattgaAGTCCATGATTCAGGTCGCAGGGTAACCGGATTAATCTAATTTGACATtgtttcaatataaatttttttttgtcttaaagttttttttaaaagctatactatatttttacaaattattcaAATTGTTTTCGATCtggttcaaattaaataatttattttagatcaACTTTCATATTAGTTAATTTAGAACTCgagttagaaaataaattaagttggaaagttttaaaatcaatttgtttaattgatttaatgatactattaaaagaatttttatattcttaataatttctaaggtgtttttttttaaggtgtttgaatgtacattttttttaaggtgtttgatCCACGTTCCCCTACACTACGGTACAAAAAGAGAGGTCCATTTCTGCAATCCAACAAACCATCTAAGCCCATATTTGCAAACAAAACTTTCAATAAAGACAGACTGAAACACGTACAAGTGAGTTTGGTGAAGTGTTTCTCTGCTCTCTCTCTTGCAATTTcctcttcctttcctttcctctcTCTTACTTCTCTTGTTCAACATTCgtttatcatcataaaaaccacaacttttgatcacaAAACAgagaaaccaataaaaaaaaatatggcttCTGATTCATGGGTTTCTCGCTTCTCAACTTCTTCAAGAAGATATCAGACTCGATCTGGTTTGTTTAATATCTTTCACTTCTTTTATAATGTTCATAGTTTTATAAGAAATGTTGTGTGAAAGTAGTCTTTTTTGTTGGGCTTGTCGTGTTAGATCTGCATGAAGAGACTGAAGCAGAAGAGGATTTGAAAGCTGAGTATTTGTGTCCGTTTTGTGCTGAGGATTTTGATGTTGTTGGTCTCTTTTGCCACATCGATGAAGACCATCCTGTTGAAGCCAAAAATGGGgtatcatatttttatcatttgctcttttttttaaaaaaatttcaacttctTTTGATGGATGTCGATTAAAAAGTTTAGTTCTTTAGTGTTAAACTGTGAAGGGTTTTAGTTATATTTATGGGTTTAGTCCTTTAGTGTTAAATTGTGATTTTGGAAAAGGGGTTTTAGTTAAATTTACGGGGTTTgatttttaatgagattattTGGTTAACTGTGAACTTGTCGCCTTGTTTTTGAGGACTTTAATTGTATCCTAGAGTACAAATTGGTCTCTTTTGTGCCTAACGCAATATTAGGTGCACTTTCCTAGTTACGTGTTGCTTGGAGACTGCTACTGAGATGATGTCTGAATTGTTTGTTTTCAGGTGTGTCCAGTTTGTGCTAAAAGGGTGGGGATGGACATTGTTAGTCACATTACTGGGCAGCATGGGAACTTCTTTAAGATATCCTTTTATCTCAAATTTGACTTAGTCACATTCAACGTTTTGGTTCAGATTTTTTGTATAATCTGGTTGTGTATGTGCAAGCGAACATGCATATTTATGTGTTTCAATGTTAATGGCAAGTGAACTAGGTTTTGTTGCTAGTTGAAAATCTTTCTAATGAATCTCTTGAGGTTCAAAGGAAATTTTCAGGGGGGGGGGGATCATGAATCACTTATCATGTTGGTACTTCTTTCATTTGCTTCCTGGGTTAGTGCTTCAACTTTGTTTCGAAAGCAGTCTTTTTTTGCGCTTTTATTCTTTCGAGTTGAACAATCTAATCACATATCTATGACACCCTCCAGTTTATGcccctatttattttatttgtttgttagtTTTTCTGTATGGTCACAGTAGTCCATTGAGTTCCTTGACTGGAGATTACGTTCAGCGTAAGAGAAGATTGCGAAAGGGGGGAGCTAACTCTGCATTTTCTATATTGAGAAAAGAACTGCGAGAAGGAAGCTTACAATCCCTTCTCGGTGGATCTTCATGCTTTGTTTCTTCCTCCAATACAGAACCTGATCCATTGCTTTCACCTTTCATATTTAATCCACCTGGTTTTGATGAAGCACTGAATGCAAAACCTCTTCCTTCTGTTGAAGCAAGCTCAGTGAAGGGGAGTACAACTGAGGAGTTTCTAGAAAGGTTTGATTACTCGCATCCTTTTCCCATTCAAGTCACTGCATTTgatcttaatttattaaaagaagctTCTGTATTTTGGCCCCCgatatatgaaataaaagtcTGCTTGTTTTTCTTGGTAAATTAGTTTGAATTTGTTAGCCACTTCCCTGATCATTAATCTATCTTGGTAACAAGACCAAAAATAAGATTGACTATTGCAAATCTGCCTGGTTCCTATCACTTTGATGTTACTATTCTCTTAATGAATGTATAGTATAAGAACATCTTCAAACACTAATAGGTAATGATGCATGGAGTTTGATGTTTTAGGATCAGTATGCAATTTGTATAGTTGTACGATTTTGTTGCTTTTTAGTTGGTTTAGATTCAGAAGATTGGTCTCCtctgttcttgaaaaattgaaggtAAGGATGGAACTTTTGTAGAGCTGATGCCATGGAAAATCTTCTCTGTATGAATAGGTAATGATTTGTGGAGTTTGAGGTTTACTGACGGCCTAGAATTTGTGTCGACTATGTTTTAGGATCCTATACTCTGTTATTATGGTCTAAGAAGATTGAATCCAAAGATATTGAAGCTTGTATGGAACTGTTTCCATAGTTTGAGCAAGAAACTTGCGCTGTTAATGATCCTTTGGTCATTACCTGTACATGATATTCACCAATTTAGTGTTGTTGGAGAAGATTATCACTCTGTCAGCAAGGTAGTTAAATGGAATAAATGCAACTTGAACCACGTAACCTGTACTTCATCTGCAACTGCTCCCCTTTTGAGGCTTTCTAGCGAGGCCGGTATGTAgtggaatttttcttttttcaagatttCTAACTTCAGTTTGGTGCCAACAGGAAAGTCCAACAGCCATATCTATCAGACAAGGACCAAGAGGAGAAATCCCGGAAATCAGAGTTTGTCCGAGGACTGTTGCTCTCCACCATTCTTGATGATGAGTTATGAGTGTGGGCGGTAACTGTGATGGATTGTTAATATAATGTTAGGAGTATGAGCAAAGTGAAGAGGAAAGCTGTTCAATTTGTGACACATGTTTGTATTAGATAGGTCCCATGAACTATTATGTGCAACTATTTGTATTTACAGCTCATGTGcataatggaaaaaataaatttataagccTACCTCTATACCTTATTTGCTTTGCTTTTcgcacaaataataattttagctTATTATACGCAACTGATGCACCATTTTTCTTCCCAGAGGAAATTGTTTGGTCAGTGGAACTGTACATGACATCTTCAATCCCATTTCGAGGTTACcatttttggtttttggttcGACAAGTGTGTTGCAGACCGGACTCAATTTTTCTGTCAGCAATCATTTTCAGCGGTCAGGATAACTTAATTCctgaaactcttttttttttttttaaaaaaaaaatgatccaacTTTGTTTATCTGTATATTCAATTCCTATTTTTCCACCTCACGATTTATCAAACTGCAGGTTTCCTTGACACGAGTGTGCCATGGAGATCTTCACTCAGCGTCTCCCCACCATTCCTCGTTATATTCTGTGCATATGGTTAAAATAAGTGGTTATGTCAAAATGATTGGTGCTCATTTGTCTACCTAAACATTGTAAAATGCAAAATGCCAACACCTTCAGAATCCCATCTAAAACTTCTACTTGTTTGTAGTTTGTGCAGGATTCCATTCTTTTCATGTTCACGTGTCTCTGGCACCATCATCCATCTATTGTGCCGTTTCTCCTCTCGGCAAATAGCAACTTGTAAACAAGGATTTCCTTATTCCTAGACGGTTATAGAAGCAGACAAGAAGAGCAAGGGCAATGAAAACTCTAGGGTTGTTTAACAACCAGTGGTGGTatcttatgttttaaaaaacaagacaaaaacaaactagttttatgtaaaaacaGAAAATGCAACGAACGAATACCAAACGATACTTAGGTTGCCTCTTTTTGTCTGACAAAATGACAATAGCTGTTTTCGACTTCAGTTGAGCTATAGAAGGCTTAGATGCATTTTCTTTTACAGTTATATACACTAGACGAGGGAGTTCACATCTTCAGATCAGCAAGAGAATCTTGGTTAAAGGAACACAGCATAAGTAAGATCATATTTCAGAAACTGCTGCTTACAAAACGTGTATTGAACATTCTACCTCAGAAACAACCATATACAAAAGTCAGTAGTTTTATAGGACAACGTCATTAAACAGTTGCAAAAACTAAAGCTTTCAGGCCTGGAAAACTGTCCATAAGATCAAAACACCATTTATGATCATAAGGCTCCTAATCTGCAACACCTCACATTAAAGCCAAAGCACCAAGATAATTATCAGAAAACTCCTTCAAGCGCATGCAAAAGGTTGCGAACAAGCAAGAAGTGGATCATTCTTGGACTTCTTTAAGGAGATGTGCTGGCATAGCCAGGACATGACACACTAGTCTGAGAATCCTGAAGAAATACCACTCCATACCACTCCATAcaacatcaaaataatgatgGATATTTAGTATGAGCTGAAATTGGGGCTCTTACAGGACTGAAGGTGCCAGTTCTCTTTAATAACTCATTTATAAAGGAATCCTTTTCACCTTGGGCTTGTGTTGTGGGAAACAAAGAACCTGTAGTCAGGATGATTAACTTGCAAAAGCCTAAGCCAGTTGTCAGCAGCTCTTAGCAATGAACTGGCCTTTTGGCATTCATAGACTCCATTGGGATTCCAAAATGAAACTTTAAACTTATACGAAGCAAGCCCAAATGTAGGCAAAGGTAGCTTGAGGGACATGTCAGAAAGGTGAAGCTCCCTAACAGTAGCGCCGTGAAGTTGCATCCTCTCACTGCTTTGACCTGTCCCAACAAGAAGAGCAACAAACACATAAGACTGCAGGCAAATATAAAAGCCCACCATGGACATACAAACATGCAAGTAAAGAGATGTACTTTGAATGGATGTTGACAGTGAATGATAGGTTAGAAAGCAGGCATCCAGATTCTGCAGTGTTGGACCCATGGGTATCCTATATATGGGATACCAAGCCACAGAAATCCAACTTGAGGGTGATAGATCACAACTCCTAAATGTCTTGAGTTCTGGAAACTGAGATGCAAGAACCAAAATCTGCAGGGATGCAAGACTATTGATGAACAAGGGGAAAacataaacaaggaaaaaaaacccacaagCTCAAAATTTTAAGCCAATTAAAGACAATGAACCTGCCTGGTCAGCCAAAGGTTGGCGTGTAAATGGTGAAGCATACTCCATGTATTCAAAAATAAGCCGACCTGGTGGATTGGAAATCTCGCATTCATCACTAGATGAACCCCTGAAGGGTTTATTTCTCAGAGAGAGTCTATTCAAACTCTTAATATTTGCATCTGTAACATTGAGCTGGTTCCAGGGCTGCCAAACACCATTGCTTGCTACTCTCTCTGCTCCATAGTCACTGCTACCATCACTACACGTGTCCCTGGATGACTCCGTATCGCTCTCCTCGCCAGGCCTTCTGTCAGAAGATGGAAGCAATGACAATGTAATGCAACAAGCATACTAGCCAACTGATAGGTAAAGctaaataatttcaaacatCTAGACTGTTCACTTTACTTTATCATTCTTTCCATTGGAAGGACTACCAAAACTTGCTGCACTGCATAGGCCCAAGTACCAAAAGTAACAATCTAGCAGTACAATTTAAAATGGAAGTAGCCTGTCAGTACGGCTGGCAAATTCCTTTTTGCAGCAGCACAACatattcaagaaaattataCTGTTACTTTCAGTCATACTTGCTATCTGGACCACTGAGAAACTTTTCATCATGATTAAACATAACAGTTTCAGAAAGCAAACGCTCCAGGAGGCAGTAAACGTACCTGTCTGGAACCACACTCAAGAAACTAGGAAcacaataaaactaacaaagaaaTTCATATGGATAAAACTTATTCTTCCTCTTCCAACAGTCCTGCATAGTATCTCTGTGATTCATTCATGTCAACTGAAGTAACAGTACATGGCCTAGCCATTCCAATGACGGATTACCTCTTGAAAGGTTAAATTTGGCATTTTCTGGAAAAAGTATACCAAGCATAAACTGTGAATTATTCAAGTAATCACTACTACCAGGAAACTAGCAGCTCAAAATTTTCCAAACAGTATTAACAATTATTTCTAGTCTTGCACTTGCAGCCACAAGGAAGCAGTCTTGGCCTCCCAGATCCGGTATTAAAATGACCATATTTGCATTAAGGGTTTTTAGGGTAGTGGCGACACCAAAAGATGATCATTTAAACCTTAGATAATT
This window contains:
- the LOC133697003 gene encoding uncharacterized protein LOC133697003 isoform X3, which gives rise to MSGSGGVSIARNRGENRFYVSPGIRKQQQLQQLKQQQQQQKPSISKNSTVEIEKRKESDQCGSNCSVSGRVGPESNSTNLDRFLEYTTPIVPAQFLPKSVREWRTCEVQHHQNFYFVLGDLWESFKEWSAYGAGVPLLLNGSETVVQYYVPYLSGIQLYLDPSQTSLRLRRPGEESDTESSRDTCSDGSSDYGAERVASNGVWQPWNQLNVTDANIKSLNRLSLRNKPFRGSSSDECEISNPPGRLIFEYMEYASPFTRQPLADQILVLASQFPELKTFRSCDLSPSSWISVAWYPIYRIPMGPTLQNLDACFLTYHSLSTSIQSQSSERMQLHGATVRELHLSDMSLKLPLPTFGLASYKFKVSFWNPNGVYECQKASSLLRAADNWLRLLQVNHPDYRFFVSHNTSPR
- the LOC133697003 gene encoding uncharacterized protein LOC133697003 isoform X2, producing the protein MSGSGGVSIARNRGENRFYVSPGIRKQQQLQQLKQQQQQQKPSISKNSTVEIEKRKESDQCGSNCSVSGRVGPESNSTNLDRFLEYTTPIVPAQFLPKKSVREWRTCEVQHHQNFYFVLGDLWESFKEWSAYGAGVPLLLNGSETVVQYYVPYLSGIQLYLDPSQTSLRLRPGEESDTESSRDTCSDGSSDYGAERVASNGVWQPWNQLNVTDANIKSLNRLSLRNKPFRGSSSDECEISNPPGRLIFEYMEYASPFTRQPLADQILVLASQFPELKTFRSCDLSPSSWISVAWYPIYRIPMGPTLQNLDACFLTYHSLSTSIQSQSSERMQLHGATVRELHLSDMSLKLPLPTFGLASYKFKVSFWNPNGVYECQKASSLLRAADNWLRLLQVNHPDYRFFVSHNTSPR
- the LOC133697003 gene encoding uncharacterized protein LOC133697003 isoform X1, producing MSGSGGVSIARNRGENRFYVSPGIRKQQQLQQLKQQQQQQKPSISKNSTVEIEKRKESDQCGSNCSVSGRVGPESNSTNLDRFLEYTTPIVPAQFLPKKSVREWRTCEVQHHQNFYFVLGDLWESFKEWSAYGAGVPLLLNGSETVVQYYVPYLSGIQLYLDPSQTSLRLRRPGEESDTESSRDTCSDGSSDYGAERVASNGVWQPWNQLNVTDANIKSLNRLSLRNKPFRGSSSDECEISNPPGRLIFEYMEYASPFTRQPLADQILVLASQFPELKTFRSCDLSPSSWISVAWYPIYRIPMGPTLQNLDACFLTYHSLSTSIQSQSSERMQLHGATVRELHLSDMSLKLPLPTFGLASYKFKVSFWNPNGVYECQKASSLLRAADNWLRLLQVNHPDYRFFVSHNTSPR
- the LOC133697004 gene encoding protein DEHYDRATION-INDUCED 19 homolog 4-like encodes the protein MASDSWVSRFSTSSRRYQTRSDLHEETEAEEDLKAEYLCPFCAEDFDVVGLFCHIDEDHPVEAKNGVCPVCAKRVGMDIVSHITGQHGNFFKVQRKRRLRKGGANSAFSILRKELREGSLQSLLGGSSCFVSSSNTEPDPLLSPFIFNPPGFDEALNAKPLPSVEASSVKGSTTEEFLERKVQQPYLSDKDQEEKSRKSEFVRGLLLSTILDDEL